Proteins from one Emys orbicularis isolate rEmyOrb1 chromosome 2, rEmyOrb1.hap1, whole genome shotgun sequence genomic window:
- the TUBB6 gene encoding tubulin beta-6 chain isoform X5: protein MREIVHIQAGQCGNQIGTKFWEVISDEHGIDPAGGYAGDSALQLERINLTHSLGGGTGSGMGTLLISKIREEYPDRIMNTFSVMPSPKVSDTVVEPYNATLSVHQLVENTDETYCIDNEALYDICFRTLKLTTPTYGDLNHLVSATMSGVTTSLRFPGQLNADLRKLAVNMVPFPRLHFFMPGFAPLTARGSQQYRALTVPELTQQMFDAKNMMAACDPRHGRYLTVATVFRGPMSMKEVDEQMLAIQNKNSSYFVEWIPNNVKVAVCDIPPRGLKMASTFIGNSTAIQELFKRISEQFSAMFRRKAFLHWFTGEGMDEMEFTEAESNMNDLVSEYQQYQEATANDGEETFEDDEEEINE from the exons ATGAGGGAAATTGTCCACATCCAGGCTGGCCAGTGTGGAAACCAAATTGGAACTAAG TTTTGGGAAGTGATCAGTGATGAACATGGCATCGACCCAGCAGGAGGCTACGCTGGTGACTCAGCACTGCAGCTGGAGAGAATCAAT CTCACTCATTCCCTTGGAGGAGGAACAGGTTCTGGCATGGGAACGCTACTAATCAGCAAAATCCGAGAGGAATATCCCGATAGGATAATGAATACATTTAGTGTCATGCCCTCTCCAAAAGTCTCTGACACAGTGGTGGAGCCTTATAATGCTACACTCTCAGTCCACCAGCTGGTTGAAAACACAGATGAAACCTACTGCATTGATAATGAAGCTTTGTATGACATTTGTTTCCGCACCCTGAAGCTCACCACCCCGACGTATGGAGATTTAAACCATTTGGTGTCTGCTACAATGAGTGGAGTAACTACATCGTTGCGTTTTCCAGGCCAGCTGAATGCTGACCTTCGAAAACTGGCAGTAAATATGGTGCCATTCCCACGCCTTCACTTTTTCATGCCAGGGTTTGCTCCTTTGACAGCCCGAGGCAGTCAGCAATACCGAGCACTCACTGTTCCAGAGCTCACTCAACAGATGTTCGATGCCAAAAACATGATGGCAGCATGTGACCCAAGACATGGACGATATTTAACAGTGGCAACAGTATTCCGAGGTCCCATGTCCATGAAAGAGGTTGATGAGCAGATGCTGGCCATCCAAAACAAGAACAGCAGCTACTTTGTGGAATGGATCCCAAATAATGTCAAAGTGGCAGTTTGTGACATCCCACCCCGTGGCCTCAAGATGGCCTCCACCTTCATTGGCAACAGCACAGCTATTCAAGAGCTCTTCAAAAGGATCTCTGAGCAGTTCTCTGCCATGTTCAGGAGAAAGGCTTTCCTCCATTGGTTTACAGGAGAAGGGATGGATGAGATGGAATTTACAGAAGCAGAAAGCAACATGAATGACCTGGTTTCGGAGTACCAGCAGTACCAAGAAGCTACGGCAAATGATGGAGAGGAAACATTTGAAGATGATGAGGAAGAGATCAATGAATAA
- the TUBB6 gene encoding tubulin beta-6 chain isoform X2: MREIVHIQAGQCGNQIGTKFWEVISDEHGIDPAGGYAGDSALQLERINVYYNESSSQKYVPRAVLMDLEPGTMDSVRSGPFGQLFRPDNFIFGQTGAGNNCLQGFQLTHSLGGGTGSGMGTLLISKIREEYPDRIMNTFSVMPSPKVSDTVVEPYNATLSVHQLVENTDETYCIDNEALYDICFRTLKLTTPTYGDLNHLVSATMSGVTTSLRFPGQLNADLRKLAVNMVPFPRLHFFMPGFAPLTARGSQQYRALTVPELTQQMFDAKNMMAACDPRHGRYLTVATVFRGPMSMKEVDEQMLAIQNKNSSYFVEWIPNNVKVAVCDIPPRGLKMASTFIGNSTAIQELFKRISEQFSAMFRRKAFLHWFTGEGMDEMEFTEAESNMNDLVSEYQQYQEATANDGEETFEDDEEEINE; this comes from the exons ATGAGGGAAATTGTCCACATCCAGGCTGGCCAGTGTGGAAACCAAATTGGAACTAAG TTTTGGGAAGTGATCAGTGATGAACATGGCATCGACCCAGCAGGAGGCTACGCTGGTGACTCAGCACTGCAGCTGGAGAGAATCAATGTCTACTATAATGAATCATCCT CACAGAAATATGTACCCAGAGCAGTCTTAATGGACTTGGAGCCAGGAACCATGGACAGTGTGAGATCTGGTCCGTTTGGTCAACTGTTTCGACCTGATAATTTCATCTTTG GACAAACAGGTGCAGGAAATA ATTGCTTGCAAGGATTTCAGCTCACTCATTCCCTTGGAGGAGGAACAGGTTCTGGCATGGGAACGCTACTAATCAGCAAAATCCGAGAGGAATATCCCGATAGGATAATGAATACATTTAGTGTCATGCCCTCTCCAAAAGTCTCTGACACAGTGGTGGAGCCTTATAATGCTACACTCTCAGTCCACCAGCTGGTTGAAAACACAGATGAAACCTACTGCATTGATAATGAAGCTTTGTATGACATTTGTTTCCGCACCCTGAAGCTCACCACCCCGACGTATGGAGATTTAAACCATTTGGTGTCTGCTACAATGAGTGGAGTAACTACATCGTTGCGTTTTCCAGGCCAGCTGAATGCTGACCTTCGAAAACTGGCAGTAAATATGGTGCCATTCCCACGCCTTCACTTTTTCATGCCAGGGTTTGCTCCTTTGACAGCCCGAGGCAGTCAGCAATACCGAGCACTCACTGTTCCAGAGCTCACTCAACAGATGTTCGATGCCAAAAACATGATGGCAGCATGTGACCCAAGACATGGACGATATTTAACAGTGGCAACAGTATTCCGAGGTCCCATGTCCATGAAAGAGGTTGATGAGCAGATGCTGGCCATCCAAAACAAGAACAGCAGCTACTTTGTGGAATGGATCCCAAATAATGTCAAAGTGGCAGTTTGTGACATCCCACCCCGTGGCCTCAAGATGGCCTCCACCTTCATTGGCAACAGCACAGCTATTCAAGAGCTCTTCAAAAGGATCTCTGAGCAGTTCTCTGCCATGTTCAGGAGAAAGGCTTTCCTCCATTGGTTTACAGGAGAAGGGATGGATGAGATGGAATTTACAGAAGCAGAAAGCAACATGAATGACCTGGTTTCGGAGTACCAGCAGTACCAAGAAGCTACGGCAAATGATGGAGAGGAAACATTTGAAGATGATGAGGAAGAGATCAATGAATAA
- the TUBB6 gene encoding tubulin beta-6 chain isoform X3, which produces MREIVHIQAGQCGKYVPRAVLMDLEPGTMDSVRSGPFGQLFRPDNFIFGQTGAGNNWAKGHYTEGAELVDSVLDVVRKECEHCDCLQGFQLTHSLGGGTGSGMGTLLISKIREEYPDRIMNTFSVMPSPKVSDTVVEPYNATLSVHQLVENTDETYCIDNEALYDICFRTLKLTTPTYGDLNHLVSATMSGVTTSLRFPGQLNADLRKLAVNMVPFPRLHFFMPGFAPLTARGSQQYRALTVPELTQQMFDAKNMMAACDPRHGRYLTVATVFRGPMSMKEVDEQMLAIQNKNSSYFVEWIPNNVKVAVCDIPPRGLKMASTFIGNSTAIQELFKRISEQFSAMFRRKAFLHWFTGEGMDEMEFTEAESNMNDLVSEYQQYQEATANDGEETFEDDEEEINE; this is translated from the exons ATGAGGGAAATTGTCCACATCCAGGCTGGCCAGT GCGGT AAATATGTACCCAGAGCAGTCTTAATGGACTTGGAGCCAGGAACCATGGACAGTGTGAGATCTGGTCCGTTTGGTCAACTGTTTCGACCTGATAATTTCATCTTTG GACAAACAGGTGCAGGAAATAACTGGGCCAAAGGACACTATACAGAAGGAGCAGAGCTGGTAGATTCAGTGCTTGATGTTGTAAGAAAAGAATGCGAACACTGTGATTGCTTGCAAGGATTTCAGCTCACTCATTCCCTTGGAGGAGGAACAGGTTCTGGCATGGGAACGCTACTAATCAGCAAAATCCGAGAGGAATATCCCGATAGGATAATGAATACATTTAGTGTCATGCCCTCTCCAAAAGTCTCTGACACAGTGGTGGAGCCTTATAATGCTACACTCTCAGTCCACCAGCTGGTTGAAAACACAGATGAAACCTACTGCATTGATAATGAAGCTTTGTATGACATTTGTTTCCGCACCCTGAAGCTCACCACCCCGACGTATGGAGATTTAAACCATTTGGTGTCTGCTACAATGAGTGGAGTAACTACATCGTTGCGTTTTCCAGGCCAGCTGAATGCTGACCTTCGAAAACTGGCAGTAAATATGGTGCCATTCCCACGCCTTCACTTTTTCATGCCAGGGTTTGCTCCTTTGACAGCCCGAGGCAGTCAGCAATACCGAGCACTCACTGTTCCAGAGCTCACTCAACAGATGTTCGATGCCAAAAACATGATGGCAGCATGTGACCCAAGACATGGACGATATTTAACAGTGGCAACAGTATTCCGAGGTCCCATGTCCATGAAAGAGGTTGATGAGCAGATGCTGGCCATCCAAAACAAGAACAGCAGCTACTTTGTGGAATGGATCCCAAATAATGTCAAAGTGGCAGTTTGTGACATCCCACCCCGTGGCCTCAAGATGGCCTCCACCTTCATTGGCAACAGCACAGCTATTCAAGAGCTCTTCAAAAGGATCTCTGAGCAGTTCTCTGCCATGTTCAGGAGAAAGGCTTTCCTCCATTGGTTTACAGGAGAAGGGATGGATGAGATGGAATTTACAGAAGCAGAAAGCAACATGAATGACCTGGTTTCGGAGTACCAGCAGTACCAAGAAGCTACGGCAAATGATGGAGAGGAAACATTTGAAGATGATGAGGAAGAGATCAATGAATAA
- the TUBB6 gene encoding tubulin beta-6 chain isoform X4, producing MREIVHIQAGQCGNQIGTKFWEVISDEHGIDPAGGYAGDSALQLERINVYYNESSSQKYVPRAVLMDLEPGTMDSVRSGPFGQLFRPDNFIFGFQLTHSLGGGTGSGMGTLLISKIREEYPDRIMNTFSVMPSPKVSDTVVEPYNATLSVHQLVENTDETYCIDNEALYDICFRTLKLTTPTYGDLNHLVSATMSGVTTSLRFPGQLNADLRKLAVNMVPFPRLHFFMPGFAPLTARGSQQYRALTVPELTQQMFDAKNMMAACDPRHGRYLTVATVFRGPMSMKEVDEQMLAIQNKNSSYFVEWIPNNVKVAVCDIPPRGLKMASTFIGNSTAIQELFKRISEQFSAMFRRKAFLHWFTGEGMDEMEFTEAESNMNDLVSEYQQYQEATANDGEETFEDDEEEINE from the exons ATGAGGGAAATTGTCCACATCCAGGCTGGCCAGTGTGGAAACCAAATTGGAACTAAG TTTTGGGAAGTGATCAGTGATGAACATGGCATCGACCCAGCAGGAGGCTACGCTGGTGACTCAGCACTGCAGCTGGAGAGAATCAATGTCTACTATAATGAATCATCCT CACAGAAATATGTACCCAGAGCAGTCTTAATGGACTTGGAGCCAGGAACCATGGACAGTGTGAGATCTGGTCCGTTTGGTCAACTGTTTCGACCTGATAATTTCATCTTTG GATTTCAGCTCACTCATTCCCTTGGAGGAGGAACAGGTTCTGGCATGGGAACGCTACTAATCAGCAAAATCCGAGAGGAATATCCCGATAGGATAATGAATACATTTAGTGTCATGCCCTCTCCAAAAGTCTCTGACACAGTGGTGGAGCCTTATAATGCTACACTCTCAGTCCACCAGCTGGTTGAAAACACAGATGAAACCTACTGCATTGATAATGAAGCTTTGTATGACATTTGTTTCCGCACCCTGAAGCTCACCACCCCGACGTATGGAGATTTAAACCATTTGGTGTCTGCTACAATGAGTGGAGTAACTACATCGTTGCGTTTTCCAGGCCAGCTGAATGCTGACCTTCGAAAACTGGCAGTAAATATGGTGCCATTCCCACGCCTTCACTTTTTCATGCCAGGGTTTGCTCCTTTGACAGCCCGAGGCAGTCAGCAATACCGAGCACTCACTGTTCCAGAGCTCACTCAACAGATGTTCGATGCCAAAAACATGATGGCAGCATGTGACCCAAGACATGGACGATATTTAACAGTGGCAACAGTATTCCGAGGTCCCATGTCCATGAAAGAGGTTGATGAGCAGATGCTGGCCATCCAAAACAAGAACAGCAGCTACTTTGTGGAATGGATCCCAAATAATGTCAAAGTGGCAGTTTGTGACATCCCACCCCGTGGCCTCAAGATGGCCTCCACCTTCATTGGCAACAGCACAGCTATTCAAGAGCTCTTCAAAAGGATCTCTGAGCAGTTCTCTGCCATGTTCAGGAGAAAGGCTTTCCTCCATTGGTTTACAGGAGAAGGGATGGATGAGATGGAATTTACAGAAGCAGAAAGCAACATGAATGACCTGGTTTCGGAGTACCAGCAGTACCAAGAAGCTACGGCAAATGATGGAGAGGAAACATTTGAAGATGATGAGGAAGAGATCAATGAATAA
- the TUBB6 gene encoding tubulin beta-6 chain isoform X1, which produces MREIVHIQAGQCGNQIGTKFWEVISDEHGIDPAGGYAGDSALQLERINVYYNESSSQKYVPRAVLMDLEPGTMDSVRSGPFGQLFRPDNFIFGQTGAGNNWAKGHYTEGAELVDSVLDVVRKECEHCDCLQGFQLTHSLGGGTGSGMGTLLISKIREEYPDRIMNTFSVMPSPKVSDTVVEPYNATLSVHQLVENTDETYCIDNEALYDICFRTLKLTTPTYGDLNHLVSATMSGVTTSLRFPGQLNADLRKLAVNMVPFPRLHFFMPGFAPLTARGSQQYRALTVPELTQQMFDAKNMMAACDPRHGRYLTVATVFRGPMSMKEVDEQMLAIQNKNSSYFVEWIPNNVKVAVCDIPPRGLKMASTFIGNSTAIQELFKRISEQFSAMFRRKAFLHWFTGEGMDEMEFTEAESNMNDLVSEYQQYQEATANDGEETFEDDEEEINE; this is translated from the exons ATGAGGGAAATTGTCCACATCCAGGCTGGCCAGTGTGGAAACCAAATTGGAACTAAG TTTTGGGAAGTGATCAGTGATGAACATGGCATCGACCCAGCAGGAGGCTACGCTGGTGACTCAGCACTGCAGCTGGAGAGAATCAATGTCTACTATAATGAATCATCCT CACAGAAATATGTACCCAGAGCAGTCTTAATGGACTTGGAGCCAGGAACCATGGACAGTGTGAGATCTGGTCCGTTTGGTCAACTGTTTCGACCTGATAATTTCATCTTTG GACAAACAGGTGCAGGAAATAACTGGGCCAAAGGACACTATACAGAAGGAGCAGAGCTGGTAGATTCAGTGCTTGATGTTGTAAGAAAAGAATGCGAACACTGTGATTGCTTGCAAGGATTTCAGCTCACTCATTCCCTTGGAGGAGGAACAGGTTCTGGCATGGGAACGCTACTAATCAGCAAAATCCGAGAGGAATATCCCGATAGGATAATGAATACATTTAGTGTCATGCCCTCTCCAAAAGTCTCTGACACAGTGGTGGAGCCTTATAATGCTACACTCTCAGTCCACCAGCTGGTTGAAAACACAGATGAAACCTACTGCATTGATAATGAAGCTTTGTATGACATTTGTTTCCGCACCCTGAAGCTCACCACCCCGACGTATGGAGATTTAAACCATTTGGTGTCTGCTACAATGAGTGGAGTAACTACATCGTTGCGTTTTCCAGGCCAGCTGAATGCTGACCTTCGAAAACTGGCAGTAAATATGGTGCCATTCCCACGCCTTCACTTTTTCATGCCAGGGTTTGCTCCTTTGACAGCCCGAGGCAGTCAGCAATACCGAGCACTCACTGTTCCAGAGCTCACTCAACAGATGTTCGATGCCAAAAACATGATGGCAGCATGTGACCCAAGACATGGACGATATTTAACAGTGGCAACAGTATTCCGAGGTCCCATGTCCATGAAAGAGGTTGATGAGCAGATGCTGGCCATCCAAAACAAGAACAGCAGCTACTTTGTGGAATGGATCCCAAATAATGTCAAAGTGGCAGTTTGTGACATCCCACCCCGTGGCCTCAAGATGGCCTCCACCTTCATTGGCAACAGCACAGCTATTCAAGAGCTCTTCAAAAGGATCTCTGAGCAGTTCTCTGCCATGTTCAGGAGAAAGGCTTTCCTCCATTGGTTTACAGGAGAAGGGATGGATGAGATGGAATTTACAGAAGCAGAAAGCAACATGAATGACCTGGTTTCGGAGTACCAGCAGTACCAAGAAGCTACGGCAAATGATGGAGAGGAAACATTTGAAGATGATGAGGAAGAGATCAATGAATAA